The Carnobacterium divergens nucleotide sequence CCAATTAACCCAAGTCCCCCGTCCCCCAACCGATTCCCAACCAAAGATTGTGAAAATCAATTGGTCTAGTTCACGAACGTTGATAAATCAATATTTAGGGACAGGCGTTTCTTGTGAAAATCAGCAAATATTTTCTTAATTAAATAACTAATTATTCAATTAGTTGATTTTGAACATTTAAATTTTGAGCTAATATCCAACCGTTTAAACCATAAGACGATGAGACGATGTAGTAATTATAGTTTTTAGATTTCAATTCATTTAAAAGTTCTTCAACTGTATCGTACATAATTGGCCATCCAGAATTTTTCATTTTATTTAACAAACTTTCGTTATACTCAATAAAATTTTCTAAAGTTTCTTCAAAAACATCAAGAATCACACTGCCTAACAATTCAGATTCAAAGTAATGTGCAAATACATTATTAAAAATAAGATTTGTTTCCGTGTTATCGGATGATTGAGTGAACATTTTAATATACTTTTTTTTCAGATTTACCTCATAGGATGTAATTTCATTATCATGAACAGATATCATTTTTTTTCCTCACTTTTTCTTAATAGTCAGATTCAGATTGTCTAGGTGGAGATTTTTTCCAATCCCATTTGTGTCGATGTGGGAAAGTGTGAGTACCGTTATCAGTATGATTATAGTCAATATCTTCTAAAACTTTTCCATTCTCATCATAATATCTTCTTTGTTTTACACTACCATCTGGGTTCAATAAATCAATAGATGAATTGGGTTCTCCACGTGGGTCTAAAGAATTTTTTTCTTTTGTTCCCATTTCTGTTGTATGTTTCTTTGTAGGTTTCCCATCTTCAATAGATTTTTTAAAATCACTTTGATCTTTTATTTTAGAACTTTGCATTTGCTGAATGTTATCCATGCCATTCTGAATCGTGTTACTAAACACAAGCCCACCGTGAGCCAGTGCTCCAGCTCCGACTGTGGCACTGGCTCCTGCAATTGCTCCAGCTCCAGGTGCAAGAGCTCCACCACTCATAACAGTTGCTCCAGCCATTCCTTGTAGACCTTTAATCACCATATTAGCACCTTGATANNNNNNNNNNNNNNNNNNNNNNNNNNNNNNNNNNNNNNNNNNNNNNNNNNNNNNNNNNNNNNNNNNNNNNNNNNNNNNNNNNNNNNNNNNNNNNNNNNNNTGCAAGTTTGCGATTTGACCGCTCATTTCTCCTTCTCTCCAAGTCTCATGCAGTTCATTAAAAAGGTGTTGGACTCTTTGAAAAATACTCTGAACGTCCCCTGTGTTCTGTTCTAACTTACGGAGATCCGTTTCTGTTTGATAGCGGTCTTCCGTGATATTTCTTAATTGTTTTTGCAACTCGTCAATCGTTGACTGTGGTTCCAATCCTTATTCCTCCAAACATTAGTTTATGCTAAATAAGGATTTTGCTAGTGTTTGATCCGTTGCTTCAAAATCCGTCGCGATACTTTGGATATTTTGGCTATCACGCTGTAAGGCACCTAAAAAGCTCGTTAACAATGAGCTTGTTTGATCACTAGTAAGACCAGATTTTTGGTTTCCTAATACCGTTGTAGCGGAAGCTTTTGAGATTGAACTAGGTTGAGAGAACGTCTGTGTAGCGTTGAAAAGTTCGGTAGCTAGAGAACGAGCTTGATTGAAATCACTTTTTATTACTCCCATTTTAAAATCCCCTTTAGTTTAATAATAGCGCATTTGATTTTTAAAATACAGATGTTTTATTATTATTAAACCATAGATTTCTAAAAAAGAAAATAGTAAACAAAATCATTATTTGAAATTCTATCTGTAACGCTTGTTGATTGTAAATTTAGCCATTCAGAGTTGGAGAGATAACATTTCAGCCATTTCTTCTATAATACTGCTTTAAATGTATAGTCCATATAGCCTGAATAGATGGCATAAGAATTTTCTGTTTCGTGCTTGCGTACTAATAACATGTATTCTAGTAATTCTTCATAACTTACAGCTATTTTTTCTTCTTTTTTATGTTGAATTAAAAACTCAAGCATCGCTTTTGAATACTCGAAAAAATTAAAATAAACTTCCTTAAAGGGTGTGTTCATTGCAGCGCGGTCTTCCCCTATTCCTTGACAGATATCTGATAAATTCGTTTTTTTCATCTGCGTATCTAAACTGGCCTGAAATAAAAACAAACATTCTTTTCGATATTCAATTAAGTAGTCCTTCTCAGAAGCTCTTAGTGTATGTTCATTTGAGTGAATGTAATATTCATTTACCCAATAATCAATAAATTCTAAATCGTGTTTTTTTAAGTAGTCGTAGATTTTCTGATTCATGTTTTATCGTCACCTTCCCGATTTTCACTATTTCTTCAAATAACTAGATTATACTTTTTTTTTTACTTTACCATAAATCTTTCCAATTTTAAAAAGAATTCCATAGTAAAATTCATCCTTTTCTTGATTTCGCCATTCTTTTGTAACATTCCCATTCTATACTCTTTTTAACAACTACAACAGAAATGAGGACGAACATTTATGGCACCTTTAACTATTGCGAAAAAAACATTCTTACCTATTTTATTTCTTATGCTGGCTTTATCTTTCTGGTTCTTTTCAGTGACGAATATTTCGCAAAATAAGACATTACCGATAGAACAGCCTGACAATTCAACAGCTTATCAACAAAAATTCATTGATGAAATAGTTTTGGAAGCCCAAGCTCTTCAACAACAAACAAACTTATTTGCAAGTATTACAATTGCTCAAGCAATTTTAGAATCTGACTGGGGACGAAGTGATTTGGCAGTTGATTCTCATAATCTCTTTGGGATTAAAGGAAGTTTCAACGATCAATCTAGTACCCTGCCAACGGATGAATTTGAAAATGGAGAACGTATTACAATTGAGGCTAGCTTTAAAAAATATGACACTATCCAAGAATCAATGGTTGATCACATCGACTTTCTAAAAGGTGGAACGTATGACGCCATCAAAACTAGTACCGATTATAAAGAAGCTGCTTATGCCTTACAAAATGGAGGGTATGCTACAGATCCTCAATACGCAGAAAAATTAATCGAATTGATTGAACAGTTTCATTTAAATAAATACGATCAACAAGGGAGTTTATCATGAGCAAACAAACAACTATCCAAAAAAGACGTCGTCACTTTTTACTAGGCGGTATTATCCTTTTAGCAATTGGGCTAACGAGTTTTGCGGTTTATGGCGCTACATTATTAACTGAAACAAAACAGGTTATTGATGGTTCTTTTCAGCCCTTAAAAAGAGATGACGGAATTAAAAAATCGCTTTCAAAGAAAGATCCATTCTCTGTTTTACTGATGGGAATTGATGATACGAGTGAACGTAATTTAGGCAGTGCTCGGACAGACGCTCTAATTTATTTGACTATAAATCCTAAAAATCATACGGTTGATATGGTCAGTATTCCTCGTGATACCTATACAACAATAAAAACAAAGCAAACTACTTATCAAACAAGAATCAACGCTGCCTACGCTTATGGACAAGAGGAAATCACGGTTCCAACAGTGGAGAAGCTGTTAAATGCTCCCGTTGATTATTATGCTACCTTCAATTTTAATTCATTTCTTGAAATCGTTGATCAATTGGGCGGTATTGAGGTTGATGTTCCCGTTACTTTCACGGATACCAATACTCTTGGAAATGGTGAAATTCACTTAAAAAAAGGAAAGCAACATTTGACTGGTGAAGAGGCATTAGCACTGGCAAGAACTAGACATATTGATAATGACGTCAAGCGTGGCGAACGCCAGCAACTTGTTCTTGAAGCGATTGCAAAGAAAGCTATGGACACTGGTTCAATCAAGCAATATTCAAGTGTTTTAGCCGTCATTGGTAAAAATATGAAAACTGATTTAACATTTAATGACATTCTTGATTTAGGAAAAACCGCTTTGGGAAAACCTTATACATTTACTTCTTATGTCTTTGACTGGGGAGATGTTACAATTGATGAGGCAAGTATGGTGGAATTATTTCCAGACAGTCTTGATTTTATCAGCCATCGTTTGAGAGTTTCTTTAAAATTAGATGATGCTGATCAACGTGATAAAAAAGAGTATCAGTTTACAAGTACTAAGGAAAGCCAGTATAATTAAGGAAAGAATAGAATCCAGCAACTGGGTTCTATCTTTTTTTGAAAGGAAGTTACTCAATGAATATTTTAATTGCCGACGATAGTCTAGAAATTGTCCATATTGTTCGTGCTTATTTAAAAAAAGACGGATTTACTGTATTTACAGCATCCAACGGGGAAGAAGCCCTAGATATTTTTTATCAAGAAAAAATTGATTTAGCTATTGTTGATTGGATGATGCCTAAACTCGACGGGATTGAGGTTACTAAAACAATCAAAGCAGAAAGTCCCGTGAAGGTGCTGATGTTGACTGCAAAAAATACCGGGGCTGACGAGTTTCTTTCATTAACAAACGGCGCCGATGACTACATCACGAAGCCTTTCCATCCGCAAGTCTTAATGTTGCGCATCAAAAAGTTATTAGGTTTGGCTCAAACCATTTTCATTCAAGATTTGATGATTGACCCTACCAATATGAAAGTTTGGAAAAAGGATGACTCCATCGATTTAACGAAAAAAGAATTTGAATTATTAATGATGCTTTTTAAAAATCGTGGCACTATTTTAACTAGAGAACAATTGTTAATTGGCGTGTGGGGAATGGAATATGATGGCGTTGAACGAACAGTCGATACTCACATCAGACGACTCCGGGAAAAAGTCGGAACCTCTATCGTCCATACAAAACGAGGAGTGGGATATACCATTGAAAATGAACTTTAAAAAAATAAGCACTACGTTAACCGTGACCCTATCGTCGATTTTAATTGCTAGTTTTATTTTAATGTTTCTCCTCAACACCTTGATTTTGCCTCACTACTATTTTTCAAAAATGGAAGATAAAGTAAGTCAGGTGATGACATCTATTAAAGCCTTGCCTGATACAAAAAGAACAACAGATGCATTAAATCAGCTAGAAAATACTCAACAAGTAACGATTTTAAAGTTAAAAAACGACCCTGCCCACATTGATGAGTTTAATGAAGCTTTAAATACACAACTTAATCGCAAAAGAGTTGCCTTAAATCGGTTTTGGATTACTGAAGACACATTGAATCAGTTACAAAAAAGTCCCTCTTCCATCCAAAGAAATTTCGATCAAGGAAAACAAAAATCAAGCTTCTTAGTAGAGATGGCAATGATAAAGGACACTTTTTATCTCGTTGGCGTTTCAACTGTCGACTTTACAGAAACCGTTGAAATTATTAATACTTTTAATTTAATCTCTTTAAGCGTGACCTTGCTCATCATTATTGTCTTAATTTATTTTTCTGCAAAAAAAATAACCGATCCTTTAGTTAAATTAAAAACCATTGCTGAAGAAATTTCAACGTTAACTTTTGTTACAACGACTGATATTCCTAGCAATGAAATTGGTGAATTAGCCATCAGCATCAATAAAATGAGTCACGCACTTGCTCGTTACCAACAAAATTTATTAGCTACTAATAAACAATTAAAGCAATTTACAGCGGATTTAACCCATGAATTAAAAACGCCGATTGCAGTGATTAAAGCCTATGGTTCAGGAATTGAAGACGGTTTAGATGATGGGACCTATCTCAGCGTTATCTTGCAACAAACCCAACGTCTAAATGAAATCGTAGACCAAATGTTAACCTATGCCAAGCTTGAATCTCAGCCTCTTCAAAAAACGTCTCTTCAGCTAAGTGAATGTTGGAATCAAAGCGTGATGGCGTTAACACCGATGATGAAAAAAGAGCAGCTCTTATTATTAGAAGCCAAAACAGATCACCCCTTACCCGCTATTGAAGCTGATCCAGCACTTATTAAACGTGTTTTTGATAATCTTCTAACCAATAGTATTAAATACACAACCGATAAGGAAATCCAAGTAACTTGGCGAGAAACCGCTACATTGATTGAATTTTCTATTAGCAATCAAACAAACTTACCGACTGGATTCGATGTAGATAAACTTTGGGAAGCTTTTTACGTTTATGAAAAGTCTCGAAACAAAGATTTATCAGGAACGGGATTAGGGTTGCCAATTGTGAAATCAATTATGGAGGAACACGGCTTCAGCATTGAGGCAAAATTAGTTCATCATTTGTTAGTCTTTACGTTGACTTTTCATAAAAATGAAACAAAAAACCGTTAATTTTATAACTAAAAAATAATGTGAACCCTCATTTTTAATAAAAAGAGGGTTCACATTATTTTAGTGTTCCTGCATAGCAACTATTTTTTTAAATTGAGTATAGGTTTCTTTAAACAAATTGGCTTGATAATGGAATTCCAAATTTTCTAAAGTATCGATGGCGTTGTTTACTTTTTTTTCACCATCAAGCAACTTATCTTCATAAATTAACATTAAGCCCATGTAATAAAAATAACTAATTCTAAAAAACAGTTCTTCAATTCCGTTAGAAAAATAATCTAACTCTTTCAAAAGGATTTTAGCCGTTTCAATATCAAGCAACATCATGGCTTCACGAGTAGAATTGACTAGTAATGTACAGATAACTTTTTTTCCTCTTCCAAAATCTTTATATTTCCTCATTTTTGGAAGCAGCAACTTAAAATAATCGAGTCTCTCTTTATAATCAATATAGTCAATCGTGTTGGCTAAAAAGCGCAGTTCGTCGATTGTCCAATCTTGTATAGTCTCTAAATGAGTCATAATTAGATTTAAGGCTTGTTCATCTATCTTTTCTTTTCTATATATCCCAGTCTCATTATAATCATTTAGTTGATCGATTCGAGCAGTCAGTTCAGCTATTTTTAAGTTAACCTGATTGTTATCAACTGCGTTGCTGATTTTATTTTTCAAGTTCACTAGACCCGTAATATCATTTATATTTCCGTAATGTCCGTATTCATTATAAAAAGCTTCTGATTGAGACTCATGGTAATGATTGTAAATATATAGAAATTCATCTACTTCCATTGGGATTTTTTCTAAAATTTGATTGAATAAAAAAAACGAAATGTCATGTTTTCCTTGTTCAAATCGAATCGCATATGATTTTGACATAATCGATTGATATAAGTATTTTTGCGTTATATTTTTTTTAATTCTAATTTCTCGAATTAACTCACCGTATGTCAAACGATCACTCTTTTCTCTTTTTTACTAACTATTATAAAATAAAAGTGTTAAATAAGGTACTTTTAAGCATTTATTGCTTTTTTTATTTATAATAAGTCGTGTAAGTATTACGTACAAGGAGGATCAGCATTATGTATGAATTAAAAGAAAATAAGTTATCTGGAAGAAGAATGATTATTGGTTCTCTGCTATTATTGATAGGCTTTATCTTCCTTATGGTTTACAGTTGGGCTTGGTGGGGACTATTTGTTGGAGGAGCGATCGCTTGGATAATTGTTTTTGGTGCTACTGGACGTGAATCGTTTCATTTTCCAAAAAAATTGTGGGTTATTCCATTAGGTGTTCTGCTTTATTTTGTGGTTGGAATCGTCTTCGGCACACTTGCAAAAGCACTTGGACTACATTGGGCAAGTAGTCCCGCAGTTGGTCATCTTAACGAACTTATCCTCATGCTTCCTATTATGTTAATGGGAGAAGAGTTGTTGGGCATAGGTATTTTAGAAGTGGCACGAAAAAAAGGACTGTCCTTAACTACCAGTACACTAATAAGTGCTGTAATTTTTGGTTTACTGCATGTGATTCCATATTGGGATGGCAGTCTATTTTCAACCTTATTGCATGTTTTACTTTTGCAAGGTGTTGCTAGAATTATTTTTAATTTCATTTATTTGAAAACAGGAAATAGTATATGGGGCTCTTGGGTAGCCCATATGCTAGTAGATATCATTGCATTATTTGTGGCACAATCTATAATGGTAGGTATGATATAATTCTGTTCTATCATTTCTAAAAACAACGACAAGAGAGGAAGGATTTACATGCTAATAACAACTACTGAAGCGATACCAGGAAAAGAATATGAAGTGATTGGAGAAGTTTTTGGACTAACCACACAATCCAAAAATGTCTTCAAAAATATTGGTGCTAATTTGAAAAACATTGTGGGTGGTGAAATAAAAGCCTACACGGAAATGTTGGAAGAATCTCGTGAAAAAGCGATTGAACGCTTGAAACAAAATGCTAAGGACATGGGAGCAGACGCCGTTGTGATGATGCGCTTTGATTCCGGTTCGATTGGAACAGATATGCAGTCCGTTGCAGCATATGGAACAGCCGTAAAATACAAATAATTTTTATCTAAACCAGTTTACTCTTTCTCCATCTCTTTATTTTAAATAGAGAGATGGGGAATTTTTTTATTTAAAATACCCAATCCATTCAATCCTCCTTTATCGTTCTTACTCTACTTTCGCCATTTTTCTGTAACATTCCCTTGCTACACTAAGTCCATCTTAAAGGAGGACAATTATGAAAAAATTTGGAGTGTATTTAAGTTTAGCAATGATTTCACTGTCATTACCCGCTTGTAGTTTGGCAAATTCAAAAGAAGCTGGAACGGTTGACGCTGCTGTCGTAAACAAAGAGGTCGAAAAAAATAAATCCTACGCGAAAAAGGATTTTGATTTTGACGTTGTTCCTGAAACCTTTCAAGTAGCCATCACAGAAAATGGAACGAAGGAAATTGTTGCACAACCTTTGGAAGCTAAGAAAGTTACCGATTTAAAAAAAGAGAAAAAACAGATTAGTTGGACTTATCCAACCGAACAAATCCACGTTGACATTCAGAAAAAAGCGAATCATCTGGCTATTTCCATCACAAGTTCAGATAAAGAAGACCGCACCTTTAATTGGCCAAAGCTAGACGCAACAAACTATACGTTGCCTATCGCTGAAGGAAAGACCATTCCCAATGACCAAAAAGATTGGCTGGCCTATTTTAAACAAAACGACGAATTAGCTATGAGTGAGTCTTTTTCAATGAACTTTTTCACAACCAATCAACAAAAATTCGCTACTACTTTTGTGATGGACAATACTTTTGATAGTGACTTGATTGCTCAAACAGAGCCTCATTTAACACTTGAAAATGCGCATCATTTTATTGGGTTTAATCCAAATAAAACCTTGAATTATCGTTTATATGTAACCGATAATGATCCTGTTGCAATTGCCAAAACCTATCAAATGGACCGGATGGAGCGTGGGGAATTTAAAACCCTTGATGAAAAAGCTGAAAAAAATCCGGAAATCAAAAAAATGGCAGGTGCGATTCAAGTTTATTATTGGAACAATCGTATTTTAAATACCGAAGATATCAAATGGAACAAGCTTCCCGATAAAGTCGACGAACCTATTTTTAAATGGATTGGCGAACTATTGGATCAATACGGCGAAGATGGTTCCGAAGAATATTTAAATGCGTTAGCTGCCTTTAAAAATCATGAAGGGTATACATTTGAAAAAAATACTATTTTAACAGCGATTAATTATACTTTGCTTTATCCTCAATTTTACAACGACGCTATTTTTAAAAATCCTGATAAGATAGCTCAACAGTTACTGGATAAAGGAATTGATTCCCTGAGTGAACAAGAACGCTACACGCTAAATAAACATTTATTAGCTGGGGTTCTTTCGGATTTGACACCAGAACTTAATTCATGGGGACAAGCTTCTTCTACGGATGTTTTAAAAGATATGAAAGCCAGTGGCATTGAAAATGCTTGGATTGGTTTGCCAAATTGGGCGAATGGCTTGATGAATCCAACGATGGTTAAAACAGCAAATGACCAAGGCTACTTAGTTGGCCCCTATGATTCTTATCAATCGATTCAAGAAAATGCAAGTATTGACTGGAACACAGCTTCTTTCCCTAATAAAGACCTTTACGAGCAAGCAACGGTTTCCAAAAAAAATGGGGACAAAGTGGCTGGTTTCTTAGGTAAAGGACGTAAGCTAAATCCAACGCTTATTTTCCCAGATGTCAAAGAGCGCTTTACTGGCATCGTTAAAAATAAAATTCCCTTTAATTCTTGGTTTTTAGATACCGATGCTGCAGGTGAAATTTATAATGATTACAGTAAAGATCACTTAACAACTAAAAGCGAAGATGTCGCTGGACGTTTACAACGAATGGATTATTTCGATCAACAAGGAATGGTCGTTGGCTCTGAGGGGGGAAATGATTTTGCCTCAAAAGAAATGGTTTTTGCTCATGGATTAGAAACACCCGTCATTATGTGGTCAGATCCTGATATGCGTGAAAATAAAGACAGCCCCTATTATGTTGGAAGTTACGCTGCTCTTGATGGCGGCATCCCTAGCAAATACAATAAAGTAGTCCCTATCAAAGAAGAATATAAAGCTATTTACACAGATCCAGTTTATTCGCTACCACTGTATAAACTTGTCTACAATCGCTCTGTTATTACATCTCATCATTGGGAATGGGATAGCTACAAAATCAAGGATCAAGTTAGCGAGCGTCGTATGACAGAATATTTATATAACACGCCACCGATGGCCCATTTAGATAAAGCGAGCTGGGAAGAACATAAAGCTGATTTAAGCCAAAATGCTAAAACTTGGGCGCCGTTCCAAAAAGCAACTTTACAACATGAAATGACTGATTTCAGTATGTTAACAGCGGATCGTTTAGTCCAAAAAACACAATTTGGAGATAAACTGTCTGTCATCGCTAATTTTTCTGATACTGATTATGAGGCTAATGGTGTGAAGGTTGCTGCTCAAACCGCTCTTGTTCTAAATGATGGAAAAGAAACAGTGATTAAAGGAGACTAACTAAAAAGATCCACAGCCCAATTAAACTGGGTTGCGGATCTTTTTGTTTAATTCAATTCAAATGTCATCTCAACTGGATTGTGATCTGAATGTTCAAATCCCGCATCAATCACATTGGTACGACGATTCGTTACATTATCCGAAATAATAAAGCCATCAATCACCGCAACAAAAGATTTATCTTTTTCATAGGGTTTATCCAAATTGCGGACACTTGGAACTGGCGTTTTCACGTCACTAAGTTCTGCTAGTGATAAATTTTTTGGCAAGTCTTTTTTAGGGAATGCTTGTAGCCACGTGTACTCTTCCTCTTGATTATTATCAAA carries:
- a CDS encoding DUF3958 family protein, translated to MEPQSTIDELQKQLRNITEDRYQTETDLRKLEQNTGDVQSIFQRVQHLFNELHETWREGEMSGQIANL
- a CDS encoding TIGR04197 family type VII secretion effector produces the protein MGVIKSDFNQARSLATELFNATQTFSQPSSISKASATTVLGNQKSGLTSDQTSSLLTSFLGALQRDSQNIQSIATDFEATDQTLAKSLFSIN
- a CDS encoding histidine kinase N-terminal domain-containing protein, giving the protein MNQKIYDYLKKHDLEFIDYWVNEYYIHSNEHTLRASEKDYLIEYRKECLFLFQASLDTQMKKTNLSDICQGIGEDRAAMNTPFKEVYFNFFEYSKAMLEFLIQHKKEEKIAVSYEELLEYMLLVRKHETENSYAIYSGYMDYTFKAVL
- a CDS encoding glycoside hydrolase family 73 protein, which produces MAPLTIAKKTFLPILFLMLALSFWFFSVTNISQNKTLPIEQPDNSTAYQQKFIDEIVLEAQALQQQTNLFASITIAQAILESDWGRSDLAVDSHNLFGIKGSFNDQSSTLPTDEFENGERITIEASFKKYDTIQESMVDHIDFLKGGTYDAIKTSTDYKEAAYALQNGGYATDPQYAEKLIELIEQFHLNKYDQQGSLS
- a CDS encoding LCP family protein produces the protein MSKQTTIQKRRRHFLLGGIILLAIGLTSFAVYGATLLTETKQVIDGSFQPLKRDDGIKKSLSKKDPFSVLLMGIDDTSERNLGSARTDALIYLTINPKNHTVDMVSIPRDTYTTIKTKQTTYQTRINAAYAYGQEEITVPTVEKLLNAPVDYYATFNFNSFLEIVDQLGGIEVDVPVTFTDTNTLGNGEIHLKKGKQHLTGEEALALARTRHIDNDVKRGERQQLVLEAIAKKAMDTGSIKQYSSVLAVIGKNMKTDLTFNDILDLGKTALGKPYTFTSYVFDWGDVTIDEASMVELFPDSLDFISHRLRVSLKLDDADQRDKKEYQFTSTKESQYN
- a CDS encoding response regulator transcription factor: MNILIADDSLEIVHIVRAYLKKDGFTVFTASNGEEALDIFYQEKIDLAIVDWMMPKLDGIEVTKTIKAESPVKVLMLTAKNTGADEFLSLTNGADDYITKPFHPQVLMLRIKKLLGLAQTIFIQDLMIDPTNMKVWKKDDSIDLTKKEFELLMMLFKNRGTILTREQLLIGVWGMEYDGVERTVDTHIRRLREKVGTSIVHTKRGVGYTIENEL
- a CDS encoding sensor histidine kinase, which produces MNFKKISTTLTVTLSSILIASFILMFLLNTLILPHYYFSKMEDKVSQVMTSIKALPDTKRTTDALNQLENTQQVTILKLKNDPAHIDEFNEALNTQLNRKRVALNRFWITEDTLNQLQKSPSSIQRNFDQGKQKSSFLVEMAMIKDTFYLVGVSTVDFTETVEIINTFNLISLSVTLLIIIVLIYFSAKKITDPLVKLKTIAEEISTLTFVTTTDIPSNEIGELAISINKMSHALARYQQNLLATNKQLKQFTADLTHELKTPIAVIKAYGSGIEDGLDDGTYLSVILQQTQRLNEIVDQMLTYAKLESQPLQKTSLQLSECWNQSVMALTPMMKKEQLLLLEAKTDHPLPAIEADPALIKRVFDNLLTNSIKYTTDKEIQVTWRETATLIEFSISNQTNLPTGFDVDKLWEAFYVYEKSRNKDLSGTGLGLPIVKSIMEEHGFSIEAKLVHHLLVFTLTFHKNETKNR
- a CDS encoding helix-turn-helix domain-containing protein encodes the protein MTYGELIREIRIKKNITQKYLYQSIMSKSYAIRFEQGKHDISFFLFNQILEKIPMEVDEFLYIYNHYHESQSEAFYNEYGHYGNINDITGLVNLKNKISNAVDNNQVNLKIAELTARIDQLNDYNETGIYRKEKIDEQALNLIMTHLETIQDWTIDELRFLANTIDYIDYKERLDYFKLLLPKMRKYKDFGRGKKVICTLLVNSTREAMMLLDIETAKILLKELDYFSNGIEELFFRISYFYYMGLMLIYEDKLLDGEKKVNNAIDTLENLEFHYQANLFKETYTQFKKIVAMQEH
- a CDS encoding CPBP family intramembrane glutamic endopeptidase; the protein is MYELKENKLSGRRMIIGSLLLLIGFIFLMVYSWAWWGLFVGGAIAWIIVFGATGRESFHFPKKLWVIPLGVLLYFVVGIVFGTLAKALGLHWASSPAVGHLNELILMLPIMLMGEELLGIGILEVARKKGLSLTTSTLISAVIFGLLHVIPYWDGSLFSTLLHVLLLQGVARIIFNFIYLKTGNSIWGSWVAHMLVDIIALFVAQSIMVGMI
- a CDS encoding heavy metal-binding domain-containing protein, producing MLITTTEAIPGKEYEVIGEVFGLTTQSKNVFKNIGANLKNIVGGEIKAYTEMLEESREKAIERLKQNAKDMGADAVVMMRFDSGSIGTDMQSVAAYGTAVKYK
- a CDS encoding glycoside hydrolase, whose product is MKKFGVYLSLAMISLSLPACSLANSKEAGTVDAAVVNKEVEKNKSYAKKDFDFDVVPETFQVAITENGTKEIVAQPLEAKKVTDLKKEKKQISWTYPTEQIHVDIQKKANHLAISITSSDKEDRTFNWPKLDATNYTLPIAEGKTIPNDQKDWLAYFKQNDELAMSESFSMNFFTTNQQKFATTFVMDNTFDSDLIAQTEPHLTLENAHHFIGFNPNKTLNYRLYVTDNDPVAIAKTYQMDRMERGEFKTLDEKAEKNPEIKKMAGAIQVYYWNNRILNTEDIKWNKLPDKVDEPIFKWIGELLDQYGEDGSEEYLNALAAFKNHEGYTFEKNTILTAINYTLLYPQFYNDAIFKNPDKIAQQLLDKGIDSLSEQERYTLNKHLLAGVLSDLTPELNSWGQASSTDVLKDMKASGIENAWIGLPNWANGLMNPTMVKTANDQGYLVGPYDSYQSIQENASIDWNTASFPNKDLYEQATVSKKNGDKVAGFLGKGRKLNPTLIFPDVKERFTGIVKNKIPFNSWFLDTDAAGEIYNDYSKDHLTTKSEDVAGRLQRMDYFDQQGMVVGSEGGNDFASKEMVFAHGLETPVIMWSDPDMRENKDSPYYVGSYAALDGGIPSKYNKVVPIKEEYKAIYTDPVYSLPLYKLVYNRSVITSHHWEWDSYKIKDQVSERRMTEYLYNTPPMAHLDKASWEEHKADLSQNAKTWAPFQKATLQHEMTDFSMLTADRLVQKTQFGDKLSVIANFSDTDYEANGVKVAAQTALVLNDGKETVIKGD